From a single Streptomyces sp. NBC_01264 genomic region:
- a CDS encoding SPFH domain-containing protein, producing the protein MAADAVGGPGGPRRAGGPAAEPGALRQAAVRAAIPRPAHPDTAAVPAQPRTLPAVLDPELTEHSARACSGWWALLAAALTTGGAAALARFEELRPATSPAEAWPLAAVVCCALLTLAALGGLRRGRAGQAWSLTLFGRYRGTIRRTGLIWSNPVPRHTRVDVRLRHWRSEPLRVVDSEGTALRSVVLVVWRVRDTARALLSVDDHTAYLRGQVESTTARVLSRMPADSFDPEPDGPDGPGTLRDTEAVGDELTRLLAAECKAVGVEVFSARPLHVEYAPEVAAAMQRRRVASIDARHRDSVLTSVLDAVDDTVHRMSDRGLVSLDDYERKALVKDLTVAFYTARGPAADAR; encoded by the coding sequence GTGGCAGCGGACGCCGTCGGCGGCCCGGGCGGGCCCCGTCGGGCCGGCGGGCCGGCCGCGGAGCCGGGCGCCCTTCGGCAGGCCGCCGTCCGCGCGGCGATACCCCGGCCCGCCCATCCGGACACGGCTGCGGTACCGGCCCAGCCCCGGACCCTGCCCGCCGTCCTCGACCCCGAGCTCACCGAACACTCCGCGCGGGCCTGTTCCGGCTGGTGGGCGCTGCTCGCCGCCGCGCTCACCACGGGCGGCGCCGCCGCCCTCGCCCGGTTCGAGGAGCTCCGGCCCGCCACCTCCCCCGCCGAAGCCTGGCCCCTGGCCGCCGTCGTGTGCTGCGCGCTCCTCACGCTCGCCGCGCTCGGCGGACTGCGGCGCGGCCGCGCCGGTCAGGCCTGGTCGCTGACCCTGTTCGGCCGCTACCGCGGCACGATCCGGCGTACCGGCCTGATCTGGTCCAACCCCGTACCCCGGCACACCCGCGTCGACGTGCGGCTGCGCCACTGGCGCAGCGAGCCGCTCCGCGTCGTCGACTCCGAGGGCACCGCGCTGCGATCCGTGGTCCTCGTCGTCTGGCGGGTCAGGGACACCGCCCGCGCACTCCTGTCGGTCGACGACCACACCGCGTACCTGCGCGGACAGGTGGAGTCCACGACCGCACGGGTGCTCTCCCGGATGCCCGCCGACTCCTTCGACCCGGAGCCTGACGGACCGGACGGCCCGGGCACTCTGCGCGACACCGAGGCCGTCGGCGACGAGCTGACCCGGCTGCTCGCCGCCGAGTGCAAGGCCGTCGGCGTCGAAGTCTTCTCCGCCCGGCCGCTGCACGTCGAGTACGCCCCCGAGGTCGCCGCGGCGATGCAGCGCCGCCGGGTCGCCTCGATCGACGCCCGGCACCGGGACTCCGTCCTCACCTCCGTGCTCGACGCCGTCGACGACACCGTGCACCGGATGTCGGACCGCGGGCTCGTGAGCCTGGACGACTACGAACGCAAGGCCCTGGTCAAGGACTTGACCGTGGCCTTCTACACGGCGCGCGGCCCTGCCGCCGACGCCCGCTGA
- a CDS encoding C40 family peptidase has product MRTPEFTEEIPDSCDCTGCATTAMTATAARRRCTLRGAVVAAVGATLLMGTGVGTASAEPAPAHAGWDGSKYWYKDATGWWRWTQHYSKYVANSGRSSAGTSSSSSSSSSSVRTTEPTFRGRAGWDATDRVYWYKDGTGWWRWTQHKDKYQRFAGGSGSGSGSGSSSGSSGSSGSSGSSGSSGTPIRQGTEGAISFANRHLGDPYVWGGNGPRGWDCSGLVQAAYRSAGIGLPRVASDQYRATTPISRSELRRGDLVFWTSNGSVSGIHHVAIYLGGGTYIEAPRPGKQVRVSSFSAYNPNLYGRVR; this is encoded by the coding sequence ATGCGCACGCCCGAGTTCACCGAAGAAATACCCGACAGTTGTGACTGCACCGGCTGCGCCACGACGGCCATGACGGCCACCGCGGCCCGCCGCCGCTGCACCCTGCGCGGCGCCGTGGTCGCGGCCGTCGGCGCGACGCTGCTGATGGGCACCGGGGTGGGCACCGCGTCCGCCGAGCCCGCACCGGCACACGCAGGCTGGGACGGATCGAAGTACTGGTACAAGGACGCGACCGGCTGGTGGCGCTGGACCCAGCACTACAGCAAGTACGTGGCGAACAGCGGCCGTTCCTCCGCCGGGACCTCGTCGTCCTCGTCCTCCTCGTCGTCCTCCGTACGCACCACCGAGCCGACCTTCCGCGGCCGCGCGGGCTGGGACGCCACGGACCGCGTGTACTGGTACAAGGACGGCACCGGCTGGTGGCGCTGGACCCAGCACAAGGACAAGTACCAGCGCTTCGCCGGCGGATCCGGATCGGGCTCCGGATCCGGCTCCTCCTCGGGCTCGTCCGGCTCCTCGGGTTCCTCGGGTTCCTCGGGTTCCTCCGGCACGCCCATCCGGCAGGGAACGGAGGGTGCCATCTCCTTCGCCAACCGCCACCTCGGTGACCCGTACGTCTGGGGCGGCAACGGCCCCCGCGGCTGGGACTGCTCGGGTCTGGTCCAGGCCGCGTACCGCTCCGCGGGCATCGGCCTCCCCCGCGTGGCTTCGGACCAGTACCGGGCCACCACCCCGATCTCCCGCTCCGAACTGCGCCGCGGAGACCTGGTGTTCTGGACCTCGAACGGCAGCGTCTCGGGCATCCACCACGTCGCCATCTACCTCGGTGGCGGCACATACATAGAGGCCCCCCGCCCGGGCAAGCAGGTCCGCGTCTCCAGCTTCAGCGCGTACAACCCGAACCTGTACGGGCGCGTCCGCTAG